A region from the bacterium genome encodes:
- a CDS encoding HAD family hydrolase yields MRVIKDLKNLNIDKSWTLFLDRDGVINKRLVDDYVKNISEFEFLTGVPEAIKKFSDVFGRIFIVTNQRGIARKIMTENDLELVHGFMIDGINNSGGRIDKIYFCPHDRGENCGCRKPEIGSALKAKQDFPEVDFKKSIMVGDTSSDIQFGKNAGMYAIKVTLKKNENDAEIFSVNSLSEFAEML; encoded by the coding sequence ATGCGAGTAATTAAAGATTTGAAAAATTTAAATATAGATAAAAGCTGGACATTGTTTCTTGACAGAGACGGTGTGATAAATAAAAGACTGGTTGACGATTACGTCAAAAACATTTCCGAATTTGAATTTCTCACAGGAGTGCCTGAAGCAATTAAAAAATTCTCAGATGTTTTTGGGAGAATTTTTATCGTTACAAATCAACGCGGCATTGCAAGAAAAATTATGACTGAAAATGATCTTGAATTGGTTCATGGTTTTATGATAGACGGCATCAACAATTCGGGCGGAAGAATAGACAAAATATATTTTTGTCCTCATGATCGAGGTGAAAATTGCGGATGCAGAAAACCTGAAATTGGTTCAGCATTGAAAGCAAAGCAGGATTTCCCCGAGGTTGATTTCAAAAAATCAATAATGGTCGGTGATACTTCTTCTGACATACAATTTGGTAAAAATGCAGGGATGTACGCTATTAAAGTTACATTAAAAAAGAATGAAAATGACGCAGAAATTTTTTCTGTAAACTCACTGTCAGAATTTGCAGAAATGCTTTAA